From Marivirga harenae, one genomic window encodes:
- a CDS encoding ABC transporter ATP-binding protein, which produces MDHVIKTVELKKLYTTEEVETTALDGINIEIKKGEFVAIMGPSGCGKSTLLNILGLLDNPSEGAYHFVDHEVSKYSERQRAQLRKGSIGFVFQSFNLIDELTVFENVELPLLYMKVPASERKTKVEEVLTRMNIMHRRNHFPQQLSGGQQQRVAICRAIVAKPDVILADEPTGNLDSANGEEVMKLLEQLNNEGTTIVMVTHSPHDSNYAHRVINLFDGKVVTENIREQFHV; this is translated from the coding sequence ATGGATCATGTAATTAAAACGGTAGAGCTGAAAAAATTATACACCACAGAAGAAGTGGAAACTACGGCTTTGGATGGGATTAATATTGAAATTAAAAAAGGGGAATTTGTAGCCATTATGGGTCCTTCAGGATGCGGGAAGTCTACCTTGCTTAATATTTTAGGGCTACTGGATAATCCAAGCGAAGGAGCTTATCACTTTGTAGATCACGAAGTTTCTAAGTATTCAGAAAGACAAAGAGCGCAGTTGAGAAAGGGATCTATAGGATTCGTATTTCAGAGCTTCAATCTGATTGATGAGTTGACTGTTTTTGAGAATGTGGAACTGCCATTGTTGTACATGAAAGTTCCTGCTTCTGAGCGAAAAACCAAAGTCGAAGAGGTGCTGACCCGCATGAACATCATGCACAGAAGAAATCATTTCCCACAGCAACTTTCTGGAGGTCAGCAGCAAAGAGTGGCCATTTGCAGAGCCATAGTAGCCAAGCCCGATGTGATCTTGGCCGATGAGCCAACCGGTAATTTGGATTCAGCCAATGGTGAAGAAGTAATGAAGCTATTGGAGCAACTGAATAATGAAGGAACCACTATTGTGATGGTAACGCACTCACCTCATGATTCAAACTATGCCCACAGAGTGATCAATTTATTTGATGGCAAAGTGGTCACAGAGAATATCCGAGAGCAATTCCATGTATAA
- a CDS encoding ABC transporter permease has protein sequence MFKNYLKIAWRNLIKNKLYSIINITGLSVGVACSMLIFLYVSNELSYDEFHENRIFRATRDLKIGDNEASFPFTPAPLASLLNTEIPEVNQAVRIRTVGSYLVKRADSDESFKEEGLMFVDSGFFKVFSFPLLEGKPESQFSGPNTIAISKRMANKYFPNQSAINKSLILDGEETYMITGVFKDFPSNSHFQADFLMSMANLSRAQNTSFTSNNFYTYFTVGPDVDPKVLRSKINKAVNVYLEPEIMRFMGKSLQELEALGNYYVVEVTALKDVYLNSDFTIDIGLMGNKDYIYLFGAIAIFIIILACINFMNLSTARSSNRSKEIGVRKALGSRKLNLIRQFLVESTMVSFISFLMGILLVILVLPVFNNITGKSLVMPDVNLLFIGGLFVLALFVGLLAGLYPAFYLSSFKPVETLKGKVSLGSGNAFIRSGLVVFQFFISILLIIGTIAIYQQINFIQNKELGFKKERVLLVNDAYMLDEQRQSFKKEVQKLPNVEDASYSGFLPVSGYNRSDNTFWREGEQPTEDNLVSTQIWSVDHQYLQTYQMEIIHGRNFSAELSTDSSGVIINEAAFRAFGFTDRNADNYIQTNSFDQETGQFSTENFDKYKVLGVVKDFHYESLKNDIGPLAFMLSDNSSILAVRLDTDDLQSSIKGIEALWNQFGSNLPFNYDFLDAEFNDMYNSEIRLSKIFTVFAGLAIFIGCLGLFALASFMAEQRTKEIGIRKVLGASINGIVFMLSKQFSKLVVIAFLIAVPLAWWGISSWLESYTYRISIGWELFALSGIAAFVIAWITVAYHSIKVALSNPAKVLKSE, from the coding sequence ATGTTCAAAAACTATCTAAAAATTGCCTGGAGGAACCTTATCAAGAATAAGCTCTATTCCATTATCAATATTACGGGGTTATCAGTAGGTGTAGCCTGTAGCATGCTGATTTTCTTGTATGTTTCAAATGAACTCTCATACGATGAATTTCATGAAAATCGCATTTTTAGGGCGACTAGAGACTTAAAGATTGGGGACAATGAAGCCAGTTTTCCCTTTACACCGGCTCCTTTAGCTTCCCTGTTAAATACTGAAATACCTGAGGTGAATCAAGCAGTAAGAATCAGAACGGTAGGGTCCTATCTGGTCAAACGTGCTGATTCGGACGAGTCCTTCAAAGAAGAAGGACTGATGTTCGTTGATTCGGGATTTTTCAAGGTGTTTAGCTTTCCACTTTTAGAAGGAAAACCAGAAAGCCAGTTTAGCGGTCCAAATACTATAGCGATAAGTAAGCGGATGGCAAATAAGTACTTCCCTAATCAAAGCGCCATAAATAAATCTTTGATTTTAGATGGAGAAGAAACGTACATGATTACAGGGGTTTTTAAGGATTTTCCGTCAAATTCCCATTTTCAAGCAGATTTTTTGATGTCAATGGCTAACCTAAGCCGAGCCCAAAATACCTCCTTTACCAGTAATAATTTTTACACCTATTTTACAGTCGGTCCTGATGTCGATCCTAAGGTGTTGCGGTCCAAAATTAATAAGGCAGTAAATGTGTATTTAGAACCGGAAATCATGAGGTTTATGGGGAAAAGCTTACAGGAGCTTGAGGCCCTTGGAAATTATTATGTAGTTGAAGTTACAGCACTCAAAGACGTCTATTTGAATTCCGATTTTACAATAGATATCGGGTTGATGGGGAATAAGGACTACATTTATCTTTTTGGAGCTATTGCCATTTTCATCATCATTTTGGCCTGTATTAATTTTATGAACTTATCTACTGCTCGTTCATCCAATCGTTCCAAGGAAATAGGGGTACGGAAGGCTTTAGGCTCTAGAAAATTAAATTTGATTAGACAGTTTCTAGTGGAGTCTACCATGGTGAGTTTTATATCCTTCTTAATGGGGATATTGTTAGTGATCTTGGTTTTGCCAGTTTTCAATAACATTACTGGTAAGAGTTTAGTAATGCCTGATGTCAATTTGCTATTTATTGGGGGCTTGTTTGTGCTGGCCTTGTTTGTTGGGCTCTTAGCTGGGCTTTACCCAGCATTTTATTTGAGTTCTTTTAAACCAGTAGAAACGTTAAAAGGAAAGGTGTCATTAGGTTCTGGTAATGCTTTTATTAGAAGCGGCTTAGTAGTGTTTCAGTTTTTTATAAGTATTCTGTTGATCATTGGAACCATCGCGATTTATCAACAAATCAACTTTATTCAAAATAAGGAATTAGGCTTTAAAAAGGAGCGAGTTTTACTTGTCAATGATGCTTATATGCTTGATGAGCAGCGGCAATCCTTTAAAAAGGAAGTACAGAAACTTCCTAATGTTGAGGATGCTTCTTACAGTGGATTTTTACCTGTGAGTGGCTACAATCGAAGTGATAATACCTTTTGGCGTGAAGGAGAACAGCCAACTGAAGATAACCTGGTCAGTACACAAATCTGGTCCGTTGATCATCAGTATTTGCAGACGTATCAAATGGAAATTATACATGGTCGGAACTTTAGTGCAGAGCTATCAACTGACTCATCTGGAGTAATTATTAATGAAGCAGCTTTTAGAGCTTTTGGCTTTACGGATAGGAACGCAGATAATTATATTCAGACTAACTCCTTTGACCAGGAAACCGGCCAGTTTTCAACTGAAAATTTCGATAAATATAAGGTTTTAGGAGTAGTAAAGGACTTCCATTACGAGTCACTAAAAAATGATATAGGACCATTAGCGTTTATGCTAAGCGATAACAGCAGTATTCTGGCAGTACGATTAGATACGGATGATCTTCAATCCTCAATAAAAGGAATTGAAGCACTGTGGAATCAGTTTGGCTCCAACCTGCCCTTTAATTATGATTTCCTAGATGCGGAGTTTAATGATATGTACAATTCTGAAATCCGTTTAAGTAAGATTTTCACTGTTTTTGCTGGGCTGGCCATTTTCATTGGCTGCTTGGGACTATTTGCTTTAGCTTCCTTTATGGCAGAGCAGCGCACCAAAGAAATTGGAATCAGAAAAGTACTGGGGGCAAGCATTAATGGAATTGTATTTATGCTTTCTAAGCAATTTTCAAAACTGGTAGTGATCGCTTTCCTTATTGCTGTGCCATTGGCATGGTGGGGCATTTCAAGCTGGCTGGAAAGTTATACCTACAGAATCTCAATTGGATGGGAATTGTTTGCGCTATCCGGAATAGCGGCTTTTGTTATTGCCTGGATCACGGTTGCTTATCATTCCATTAAAGTGGCATTGAGTAATCCTGCTAAGGTGTTGAAAAGTGAGTAG
- a CDS encoding ABC transporter permease has translation MLKNYFLVAFRNILRNKTISFINIFGLAVSMTVCLLLIIIVGDQYTYDNFHADEDRIYRVVTDRIQLKEYEWETATTAYPLAEMLKEQAGVEQMALLKKNFEGTATWSQAEIPFEGLFANNNFLQMFNFPLAKGNAEEALTLPNSIVLTDKLAKKLFADADPIGESIQMEGVGDFIVTGVLEEFPGKSHFNFEALASTQILPSLEKDSLLLAPLTSWTNIYDNYIYIKTSEDFDEDGLNEFFLSAAQSNYEKEGEFEYFFKLQSLDDITMGPLKSNTMGVSLPSFIIYILLGLAIIVLMSACFNYANLTTARAMNRAKEIGVRKVIGAEKKHIIFQFMVEALLIALIAFGFAVLMVEYLHPALNNMFVSLGAPIRFDKVNYLYLWYVGFAAFTGLIAGIVPAIFFSTTNALVALKKSINLENLGKRIGIARFSIKKLLVVTQFAFTIFFVVTIITIYQQFNMVLTTDHGFKTENILNVKLDGMDYEKIKNEFRSIPSVQAISATTHLPALGRNNGGEVQIPETEDSFFISYFGVGDNYLNSLDLELLAGRDFPENMPKKERFTIINESAVERLGYANLDEALGQLIQIDETELEVIGVLKDFHYERMDEQIGPMCLRYLPSSVNSMIVTILDQNEQQTLAQLEAGWKKHTNRPFNYTYFEDDMSLSYGHYTAILAILGYVTLIVVSLACLGLLGMVIFHIQNKTKEIGIRKTLGAAAFDITKTVTRSFLVLIGISYLIAGPLAYFVNNMWLQNNAYRVDFGFATLALGFVLVLVIVALTIGSQVYKALRINPVESLRSE, from the coding sequence ATGTTGAAAAACTACTTTTTAGTCGCCTTCAGAAATATTTTGAGAAACAAAACGATCTCATTCATTAATATTTTTGGTCTTGCTGTGAGTATGACGGTCTGCCTACTCCTTATTATAATTGTAGGAGATCAATATACTTACGATAATTTTCATGCCGATGAAGACCGAATCTACAGAGTAGTTACTGATCGTATTCAATTGAAGGAATACGAATGGGAAACAGCCACTACTGCCTATCCTTTAGCGGAAATGCTAAAAGAGCAAGCAGGAGTAGAGCAAATGGCGCTATTAAAAAAGAATTTCGAGGGCACAGCTACTTGGAGCCAGGCGGAAATTCCCTTTGAAGGTCTATTTGCAAATAATAATTTTCTGCAAATGTTCAATTTTCCCTTGGCTAAAGGCAACGCAGAAGAAGCACTCACTTTACCCAATAGCATTGTCCTAACCGATAAATTGGCGAAAAAGCTCTTTGCTGATGCAGATCCAATAGGGGAAAGCATTCAGATGGAAGGAGTTGGTGATTTTATCGTAACTGGAGTACTGGAGGAGTTCCCCGGAAAGTCTCATTTTAATTTCGAAGCTTTAGCATCTACTCAAATTTTACCAAGCTTGGAGAAGGACAGCCTCTTATTGGCTCCTCTAACCAGCTGGACGAATATTTACGACAACTATATTTACATTAAAACCTCTGAAGACTTTGATGAAGATGGTCTAAACGAATTCTTTCTAAGCGCTGCTCAATCCAATTATGAAAAAGAGGGAGAATTTGAGTATTTCTTCAAACTGCAGAGTCTGGACGATATCACAATGGGCCCCTTAAAAAGTAATACAATGGGAGTGAGCTTACCTTCTTTTATCATCTACATATTACTAGGATTAGCCATTATTGTGTTGATGTCCGCTTGTTTTAATTATGCTAATCTGACCACAGCCAGAGCGATGAATCGTGCAAAAGAGATTGGTGTCAGAAAAGTTATTGGCGCGGAGAAGAAACATATTATTTTCCAATTTATGGTGGAGGCTTTGCTAATCGCACTCATCGCTTTTGGTTTTGCTGTATTGATGGTCGAATACCTTCATCCTGCCCTAAATAATATGTTTGTGAGTCTGGGAGCACCCATTAGATTTGATAAAGTCAATTATCTCTACTTATGGTATGTAGGCTTTGCCGCCTTCACGGGATTGATTGCCGGAATCGTACCCGCTATTTTCTTTTCCACTACCAATGCATTGGTGGCACTGAAAAAATCTATTAATCTTGAGAATTTAGGAAAGAGAATTGGAATTGCCCGATTCAGCATTAAAAAGTTGCTGGTAGTGACTCAATTTGCTTTTACCATCTTTTTTGTGGTGACGATAATTACCATTTACCAGCAGTTTAATATGGTTTTAACAACTGATCATGGCTTTAAAACTGAGAATATACTCAATGTGAAATTGGATGGGATGGACTATGAAAAGATCAAAAATGAGTTTAGGTCAATTCCGTCTGTTCAAGCGATTTCAGCCACCACCCATTTACCCGCTCTGGGAAGAAATAATGGTGGCGAAGTACAAATTCCTGAAACAGAAGATAGCTTTTTCATAAGTTATTTTGGTGTAGGAGATAATTATTTGAATTCTCTGGATCTAGAGCTTTTGGCGGGCAGAGACTTTCCGGAAAACATGCCTAAGAAAGAACGATTTACCATCATCAATGAATCTGCAGTAGAAAGATTGGGATATGCTAACCTTGATGAAGCCTTGGGACAGCTAATTCAAATAGATGAAACAGAATTAGAAGTGATTGGAGTTTTAAAGGACTTCCATTATGAAAGGATGGATGAACAAATAGGCCCGATGTGCTTGCGATATCTACCCTCATCTGTCAATAGTATGATTGTGACTATTTTAGACCAAAATGAACAGCAAACACTGGCTCAATTGGAAGCGGGATGGAAAAAGCATACGAACAGACCTTTCAATTACACCTATTTCGAGGATGACATGAGTTTGAGCTATGGTCATTATACCGCCATCTTAGCGATTTTAGGATATGTCACCCTCATTGTGGTCTCACTAGCTTGCTTGGGCTTATTAGGGATGGTAATCTTCCATATTCAGAATAAAACCAAAGAAATAGGCATCAGAAAAACTTTAGGAGCTGCAGCTTTTGATATCACCAAAACCGTGACCAGGAGCTTTTTAGTACTGATCGGGATCTCTTACCTGATAGCCGGACCGCTCGCCTACTTCGTCAATAATATGTGGTTGCAAAATAATGCGTACCGAGTAGATTTTGGATTTGCAACGCTGGCATTAGGATTTGTATTGGTACTTGTGATTGTGGCCTTAACAATTGGAAGTCAGGTGTATAAGGCCTTAAGAATTAATCCTGTAGAGTCACTGAGAAGTGAATAA